The following DNA comes from Desulfuromonas sp..
GAGTCGCCTCGGTAGTCACGCGAACCCCTCTCTTTTTGGCCTGACGCACGATTTCAACCGCACCCCGGGTCGAGATATGGGCGATATGGAGGCGGCCACCGGTAAATTCGGCAAGCATGACATCACGGGCAACCATGGCATCTTCAGCGACCCATGGAATCCCCTTGAGTCCGAGCTCTGCGGCCACCGGGCCGTCATTCATCACACCGCCCGCGACGATACTCAGATCTTCGGCGTGAGAAACAATCGCCGCGTTGAACGGCTTGGCATACTCGAGTGCCCGGCGCATGATTTCACCATCGCTGACCGGGCCGCCGTCATCAGAAAATGCGACACACCCTTCTGCCTTGAGTTCCCCCATTTCCGAAAGAGTCTCACCCTTGGAGCCCTTGGTAATCGTTCCGACCGGAAAGACATTGGCCGAACCCTGATTTGCAGCTTTATCAAGGATATAGGTAACGACCGCCTTGTTGTCGATCACCGGCTTGGTGTTCGGCATACAGGCGATAGAAGTAAAACCGCCGGCTGCTGCCGATGCGGTTCCGGAAACGATATCTTCCTTGTACTCGAGACCCGGATCACGCAAATGGACGTGGATATCGACCAGGCCCGGCGTCACCAGCAGTCCCCCGGCATCTATCGTTTCATCGGATTTTGCCTTCAGTGATTTACCAACTTCGGCAATCTTGCCATCCTTGACCAGGATATCAAGGGTATCGTCTATGTTGTTGGCGGGATCAATGACCCGTCCGTTCTGAATCAGCATATTCATAAGTCTCTCCATTTACCTGAAATTATCCGATTTTATTCAACATCCATTTTTTCGGCGCCGCTCACCAGATACAAAAGTGCCATCCGAACGGCGACCCCGTTTTCAACCTGATCGAGAATGACGTTCTGCGGACCGTCGGCAACAGAGGTCGATATTTCAACACCCCGGTTCATCGGGCCGGGATGCATAACAATCGCATCATCCTTGGCCAGTTTCAGTTTTTCGGGATTGAGGCCGTAAAAACGGGAATATTCACGCAGGGTCGGCAACAGGGTGTTGGCCTGACGTTCCAGCTGAATCCGGAGCATCATCACCACATCAACCCCGGTGATCGCATCTTCGATATTGTCGTAAATGATCGCCCCGTGTTTTTCGAAACCGACCGGAATCATCGTTCCCGGACCGGCCAACCGGACTTCCATGCCGAGTTTGGTCATGGCAAACAGATTGGACCGGGCAACACGACTGTGAGCGATATCACCAATAATCGCAATCTTGAGCCCGTCAAATGCCCCTTTTGACTCCCTGATCGTCATCAGGTCGAGCAGCGCCTGACTCGGGTGCTCGTGCGTGCCATCACCGGCATTAACGATCGAACAATCAACCCGTTCGGCAAGGTAATGCGGCGCCCCGGAATGATTATGCCGCATCACGATAATATCGGGCGCCATCGCCTCGATGTTCCTGGCTGTATCTTCAAGGGTTTCCCCTTTACTGACTGATGAGCCCGAGCTCGAAATATTGACCGTATCGGCGGAAAGACGCTTGCCGGCGATTTCAAAAGAAAGACGGGTCCGGGTGCTGTTTTCGAAGAAAGCATTGATGATGGTTTTGCCACGCAGGGTTGGAACCTTCTTGATGTCACGCTGGTTGATCTCCTTGAAACTCTCAGCCGTATCAAGGATAAGTTCAATGTCTTCGCGGGAAAGGTCCCTGGTCCCGAGGATATGCTTGTGGCGGAATGACATCGTTGACCTCCTCTGTTCCTTACTGTTTTTCCAGTCGGACTTCGACCGGACAGTTATCGTCATCAAATTCGACCTGCACCTTTTCGTTGCGGGTGGTCGGGATGTTGCGGCCGGTGTAATCAGAACGGATCGGGAGCTCGCGGTGGCCGCGATCAATCAGAACCGCCAGCTGGATTGAACTCGGCCGGCCAAAATCCATTAACGCATCCATGGCAGCCCGGATCGTCCGGCCGGTAAAAAGCACATCATCGACCAGCACAACCTTCTGTTCATCGAGGGCAAACGGGATATCGGTTTTCCCGACCGGCAAAGATCCCCTGGAACCGAGATCATCCCGATACATGGTGATATCGACAGCACCGATATTCAATTTCACTCCTTCGATTTCATTAATACGGATTGCAATCTGTTCTGCGAGATAGGCTCCACCGCTCCGGATCCCGACCAGAACCAGGGACTCGGTCCCCTTGTTGTTTTCAAGAATCTCATGAGCAATCCGGGTCAAAGCCCGCTTGACCCCGGCTTGATCAAGAATAACAGTATCCTTAACCGACATCTGTATCCTCCCCGTTCTGATAATCAGGCACAAAAAAATACCTTTTCGCACACGCGCAAAAAGGTACTGTTATCATTTTCTGGTGAATCCGGATCATATTTACCACCTTTTCTGACCTCTCTGGATCAGATTAAAAGGATTGGACCGTTAAAGGTCTAATTTCGATTTTGTGGAATATATCGTGTCAGCTTAATTCAGTCAATACCAGATTTCGTGTTTTCATGAAAAATCACTCGATCAACTGACCGATCCGTTTCCAGCGAACATTGGTGTCTCGATTGTCCCACGACCAGTACTTGATAAAAGCGAGCCCCTTGATATTGTCGCGCGGAACAAAACCCCAGAAACGACTGTCGCGGGAGTTATCCCGATTATCACCGAGGACAAAATAGCGGTCGGCCGGCACGGTCACTTCGTTCATGCAGTCGCGAACGCGTTCGGACGCCGATCGGGTCCAGCTGCCGATGTCACTGCATCCCGGGATGAGATAAGGAGACTTGTGAACTTCCTGATCAATCCGGTAAGGCTCACCATTGACAAATACCTGTTTGTCCCTGATCGAAACCGTGTCGCCCGGAACACCAACGATT
Coding sequences within:
- a CDS encoding aspartate carbamoyltransferase, with product MSFRHKHILGTRDLSREDIELILDTAESFKEINQRDIKKVPTLRGKTIINAFFENSTRTRLSFEIAGKRLSADTVNISSSGSSVSKGETLEDTARNIEAMAPDIIVMRHNHSGAPHYLAERVDCSIVNAGDGTHEHPSQALLDLMTIRESKGAFDGLKIAIIGDIAHSRVARSNLFAMTKLGMEVRLAGPGTMIPVGFEKHGAIIYDNIEDAITGVDVVMMLRIQLERQANTLLPTLREYSRFYGLNPEKLKLAKDDAIVMHPGPMNRGVEISTSVADGPQNVILDQVENGVAVRMALLYLVSGAEKMDVE
- a CDS encoding dihydroorotase is translated as MNMLIQNGRVIDPANNIDDTLDILVKDGKIAEVGKSLKAKSDETIDAGGLLVTPGLVDIHVHLRDPGLEYKEDIVSGTASAAAGGFTSIACMPNTKPVIDNKAVVTYILDKAANQGSANVFPVGTITKGSKGETLSEMGELKAEGCVAFSDDGGPVSDGEIMRRALEYAKPFNAAIVSHAEDLSIVAGGVMNDGPVAAELGLKGIPWVAEDAMVARDVMLAEFTGGRLHIAHISTRGAVEIVRQAKKRGVRVTTEATPHHFSLTDEAVRGYNTNAKMNPPLRSSDDMDAVRAGLADGTIDAIATDHAPHHIDEKNVEFAIAMNGIVGLETALPLTLQLVTDGVLDLSAAIAKLTNGPCDALGIARGTLSVGATADITIIDPELEWTVSAQDLVSKSKNTPFDEWIMKGAAVRTILAGKTVYARD
- a CDS encoding bifunctional pyr operon transcriptional regulator/uracil phosphoribosyltransferase PyrR: MSVKDTVILDQAGVKRALTRIAHEILENNKGTESLVLVGIRSGGAYLAEQIAIRINEIEGVKLNIGAVDITMYRDDLGSRGSLPVGKTDIPFALDEQKVVLVDDVLFTGRTIRAAMDALMDFGRPSSIQLAVLIDRGHRELPIRSDYTGRNIPTTRNEKVQVEFDDDNCPVEVRLEKQ